The genomic interval AACCAACaactcttcgtcgtctgcgacGTCGGCGGATGTTTCggcctctccctcgtcttgcGCCGCAGCGGACGAGACGGCCATGCCAGTGCAGCGCGGCGCAGATGCCACGTACGGAGGCCAAGAAGCGCGTTCCACGGCGCAGCTCCACTATGCCGAACTCCAGGTCGAAGGTGAGACAAACCTGTCACCAGACGTTTTCAACTCAGCTCAGGTACTCCTGCTGATCGTGACCAGTCGTTCCTGTCCGAATCGTCTTCAGTAACAAGGGAGCACAAAGCTGAATGGAGGTGCCGCTGCACTCCGAGGATCAGAGGCAAAGTGACTCCATCCTTGCTAGCTGGTTCGACTTCACCGCGGTTTGCTCCTCGATGCCGCGTCTGCATGCCCTCCAGTTATTTTTCATTCGCAGCTGAGACACGAAGCCTTTACATCTAGAAAAAAATAAATGTGTGTAGGTGCGCACACGCCAGCATGAATGTGCTGCTGTAAATGCGTCTGTAGGTCCGTTCTTGAAGGCGGCTAGGTCagctgcagcttctcgagAGCATGTTTAGCTCCGTTCGGGCTTCCCGTCCGATCGTGTTCGTGTGAACTGACGAGGAATGGGCGTCGCTTTCTGCGTGCTTCCCCGTCCCGGGGTACGCGGTCCACGCAGCTCACATCGGCGTCCGTCTCTCCAGCTAAAGCAGTGTGCCGTGGATTTTGAATCGAACCGCCAGCTCAATACTTTAGGATTCACCACTAAACGTGTTCAACCGATTCCTCTGCCCCGACCGAGATGAAACTGTGGCACATGTTTCCCTTGACGAGCGGTGTGATTGAGGGTCGTTTGCATGCGAACGAGTCTGTGAgaccttttttctttttccaggGATGTCCTGCGCGTCTTGCGCGAGACACATCGAAAAACACGTTCAGAAGCTGCCTGGTGTGACGTCGATCACCGTCAATCTGATCCTAGACTCAGCGACGGTTGAATATCGAGCGTCGTGCGACCCTTCGTTCCCGTCACCTACTGTGACAGTCGAGGAGATTCGCCGCCAAATAGAAGATTTGGGCTACCGCGCAAGTGTCACTCTCGACCGCCTCCGTGATCACCCCGCCACGGCGTCTACTTGGCCACCGAATCAGGCCCCGCCGTCCGGCGCTCACGGAGACGCGGTCGCGGGAGGGGACAGGAGAGATCGGGAGACACAGCGGCTTGGCTCCTTGTCTGCTGCTGCCACATGCGCCCCCCAGGCAGCGACACTGCacctgtgtcttctccctccgcttccttctcgcggGATGTTGTCTTGTCCGCGTCGTCCAGACTTGCAAacgttctctccgtctccacgcGACGCGTCgcttgcctcttcctcgcttctcagCACCCACACGCAGCCTCTCCTTCACTCTGCCTCAACACAGACCGAGACCCATGGGGTGTCGTCCTTCCCGCGCCAGGCTTCTTGCGCGCGCGCAGTGTCTCTGACACAGTGTCCCTCCTCGACTTCGTTGTCTTCGGACCCGTCGTGTTCCTCTGACACTTCGGAGCGCGTAGCCGCCTTCGTCAGTTGGTTAGAGAAGCAGTCAGGTGTTGCCTCCGTCACTGCGGCGCCCGACGGCGGCGCGCCGGAGCGTGCAAGACGCAGGACGCaggttttcgtttcttcgctgcgaAGCGCGGCATGCACAGGTCAGCCTGGTGCCGCTATTCTGTCGCGCGCGACCTGCCACCCGGCTCCCCTCGCTTCCACCGCTCCTCGAGCTCCCTACGAATTGAGTGTGGAGCGACGCGAGCTtcagctctctctcccggGGATCAAGGTGACCTACTTCCCCGACCAAGTTGGGGCGCGGGAGATTCTCGAGCGAGCCCGCGAGGCCGGGTGGAATGTCGAGTGGGACGCGACAGCCAAACAGAAATTCGGCGACCTCCAGCAGGCGGCGAAAGTAGAAAGCGTACTGTTCAGACAGTTCGTCTCTGCGCTCCTGCCGTCCATCATCATATTCGCGATGATGATGGTCATCCCCGTGGACGCCTTCCCCAAATGGATGGTAAGCGGGAGACcgagggaaaggagagggagacgggagGGTGACGCAGCCAGCGGGCGTCACCTGGAACTTTCGCTCTCAGCTGGGTGGAGGTGGGGCATCGCGTAGGCTGAACAGAAACCTATTTCTTCTGGAACATATTCCATTCCATAGCAAGTGTCTTGTTTCGCTTGATTAGGTTTACGTAAAACAAAAGGAGTGTCCGCAGGTAAAGTAGGTTCTTTGCAAGGGCGTCGCAGGGGCTTTCTACGGTTCAAAGTTTAGGGTCCTCATTGAGGTAAATGTTTGCCTGCAGAACCTTCGACTTATCCCTGGGATCTCGCTGCGCCTGCTTTTCGTCCTACTCCTGGCGACAGCTGTCATGTACGGACCGGGCTGGCGCTTCCACCGCGCTGCGTATGAGGCGACACGCCACCGGATTGCGGACATGAACGTTTTGGTCTCCCTGGCGACAAACATCGCGTTTCTGTATTCGTTTATCGCTGTTCTCTTTACGATCTacgtctctgtcgcggtGCCCCGCGGAGACGAGGTAGCCTCGTTCACTGCCGATTCGGCGCTCTCGTCCTTGAATCCTGGGCCTCCCTTCCTttccgcctcctctcccGAACCAGATTCCCCTCCGTGGGTGTCTTCGCCCTCGCCGGCTGCTGCTGTCCGTGGCGCTGCACTGAAagcttctccgtctgtttTCGAGCGCgtgacggaagaagaaggaatggGGGGAGCACGGAAAGGGCCTGTTGACTCGGTTCGCGAGGTCGGTCTGTCACAGCGAGATGAAGTGAAGTGGAATGTCGTACCCCCGAGTTTGCCCTCTCCTTTGCGCcacttcttcccctttcccCGTTAcctcgctgctgtctccgatgAGTTCCGCAACGAAGCGACGGGCCTTCGCATGCGACCGGCACCTGCGAGTAAAGGCCAAGGAACAGACCCGCAGTCGAGTGCTTCACTCCTTCTGACTGGAGAAGAGTTCGCGGAACTCTACGCGTTTTCGGGGCGAGAACCAGACCTGTCGGTCGGCGCTTCGAAGCTGGACACTCCATTTTCTTCGTTGTCACCGAGGGGGCTTCCTCCCCGTTCTTCAGTCCCCTCGTCCGAGCCGACACCCCTGTCGAGCAGGAACCCACGATCGGctgcatctgtctcttctgagACGAGTTTGTCTGCTCCCTCCGATTCGCCGTTCGAAAACGCCGAACCCATGGATCCACCCACGTTTTTCGAAGTGTCTGCTGTGCTCATTTGCGTCCTGCTTCTCGGAAAACTTTtggaaggaaaggcgaagagacgcgcgcTTGTCGCGCTGGACGAACTGTCTGCGGCTCAGCCGGAGTTTGCCATGGTGGTCCGGAAACAGTTGTCTTCCTTTCGGGCCTCACGAAATGGCTCCACAACCCACTGCGAGAAGGCGCCCaggacgggagaagaagctgcgaagCTGCAGCTGGACCTCCATCgtagagaagaagcggcgaccaccgaggagacagagcgagaccAAATCGGGGCACTGGGGCCCCACCCGAATCAACGGAGCAGCGGAGATGGCGTgggcagagacagcgtcACCTCGGAGAAGGCTGCGAGTTGGCAAGACGCCGCGGATCGCCAAGGGGGAGCGCGACAGTGCAGCGCCCAAAGATCAGCGGCAGAATACTTTGACGAAATCATACCTGTTGAACTTCTCCAACTAGGCGACGTGGTTCGAGTGCCGCCGGGCGCCACCGTTCCAGCTGATGGAGAAAAGATCAATGAGGTACAGACACGGAATAATGTACACACGACCTGTTCAAACACAGATGTTTCTGTGaatacattcatatatatacatatatatatatatatatatatgcatatggtTATGTGGACTTGCCGTGATGTGGGTACCCGCGGTTGGATGGGCATACATTCCTTCCTGTTGGCGTCTGCCACACCGGCCATCAGAGTGTGGTGCGTTGCTTTTGGGGTGACGTTCCATGAACGTTTGTCCTTCTTCAGGAGGAGTCTCTCCTCAGCGAGGCGTTGCTGACAGGCGAGAGCATGCCTGTCTCCAAAATGAAGGGGGACACCGTTCTAGGCGGCTCCATGGTCGTTGGCGGTCACGGCGCGGCGCGTCGCCCTTCGTCTCCGGCACCAGGCGTCGGTCCAGTAGCGGAgcggggagaagacgcgacgaGAGCAGGACCAGAGGGagcttctttgcttctggTTCGTGTCCAGAAGCTCGGGACTGCGAGTGTTCTGGGGCAGATCTTTCAGCTCGTGAAAGAAGCGCAggggacgaagacgaagacgcaggagtTCATTGACCGCGTTGCCGGGTACGGAGGTAGACGAGGATGAGCGGGCGAGACGTCTGGCCCTTCTAATGTTCGCGAGGCTGAAGAAGGAGTCACGTATGGCGGCAAAGGAtgtgcacagagagaaacaaggagcATGCATATGCGTTTTTTCGTGGTACTTGGtagaaagagggaaggagaaatgCGAACGAGGAAGCGCATGCTCGCCCGGGAGATGTCATGAGGAGCGTGACGCGAAGCATCGCAAACAACACATGTTTGACTCGTCTCGACCTTTGACCGTCTGTTCACATTCTCAGGTATTTCGTTCCCGGCGTCCTCCTCATATCCGCCGTTACAGTCGTCGTGTGGCTGGTCCTCCTCTTTGGAGGCATCGTCACTCCTTCCCTCTCACATTTCGACGACGAAACTCTTGAAGCCTTTCCCGTTGCTTCACGAATTCTCTTCGCGCTGCAGTTTGGCATTGGCGTCCTGTCTATTGCTTGTCCATGTGCCCTAGGTAGGCCGAGAGGGATGCCGTATGAGGGATGCCGTGTTCGAGCACCACCTGTTCCGGACTTTCGCAGGTTCCGCGGTCTCCTCACAATTTGTTTCAGCTTGCTGCGGCCCGACGAgttctcccctttcttccaCGCGTTTTTGCCTTTCCTCCGCCGACGCACATGTTTGGGCCTCCCGGCACACATTGCCTTGTCCTGTCCCTCTCGGCgagttcttcttttccttgcaTTCTGCTCCgccttgttttttctctttcctcgccgtccTGCGTGGCCGATGTCCATTGTCTGGAGCCAACAGCGGTCGCAGTGAACGCGAGTGTCGGATCTCCTCTCGCTGCGTAGTGAGGAAACGTACAGCGGGCACTGGTTGGACTGCATGTTTCTCTTGTGCGTCGTCTGTTTGTGCTGCGTAGGTCTCGCCGCGCCGACGGCACTGATGGTGGGCACCGGCGTGGCTGCGCGTCTGGGCATTCTTGTCAAAAGTGGACAAGCCTTTGAATTCGCGACCAAGCTGAAGGCGCTTGTTCTCGACAAAACGGGAACAGTCACCAGTGGTGAGGCGATAGACTTGAGGCGTTGTTCTATAGGCACAGACGGCCAACGGAGATATACTCCCCGTGTTCCCTCTTTGCCAGACCTTCCCTTGGTTTCCTGCGATGAACCATATCATTTTCAGGCGTCTTCGAAGTGCAAGAAGTCGTTCTCCTCAGCTCTTCGTTCGCTCACATTGCCGCCCTTTCAAACGTTCCAGATTGGCGCTCAGTGCTGTccccctcgtctctcgctcctcgtctctcctccccctctccttcctcttcttccttttcctcctcttctcgggGAGGTTGCGAGGACTTATGCGTTGCGGTAGACCGGAACGCAGATTCACCCTCTTCGCTGTTCCCTTCAGCTTCTACGCTGGGGCTGAGTGTGAGGGACCTGAGCAGCCGTGCGCTACCAGAGGGCGGCATCGCTTCAAGGAGCGGGGACGTTTCAAAGCTCTCTCGGGACTCCACGGAAGACGCTTCTGAGACGACGGCTGGCGTCGCACGAGGGCACAGGCTGGCGTCTACGTCGCCTCCGactgagaaagaggaaatgtctctgcatgcgacagagCAGACTTCTTCGGCGAATGCATCCACCACGTCGATGCAGAGCTattctgtctcctcgtttcagGAGATGCTCTCCGCGTTCGTGTGGATATTAGGTGtggcagaaagaaacagcgagcATCCGGTTGCCGCTTCGCTGATGGACTTCGTTCGGTCTTGGAAGGGTGAGCGATGTTCTCTGAAAACgtcgaaaagagagaagtaTAGCGCGGTCCCCCTGGGTTTCCAACTGTATTGTGTGTGCCACAGTATGGCGAAGCAGACACACCAGAGGCTCTCTGCCGCATCCTTTGTGGTCTCCTGGGATTTCGACAAGAATGCTCGCTAGCCTCTCGGTGACCACAAAATCAAGACAGACCCGGGTTTTCTCGCACGAAAACTTCGTGCTTTTGCCTGGGTTAGGTTTCCATAGAGTTGCCCCTCCCGTcgctctgttttccttccgTCCATCGGCTGTCTTTTTGTGTCTAGACGACTTTTTCACTTACCTTTCAGTGGgtttgtttctgcttcgtaGACCTCCCTCCCCTCGCCAGCCCCTCCTCGTTCAAGGCTCTCCCTGGGCGAGGCATTTCGTGTCAGATAGGCAGAGACCTCGCTGTTGAAGTCACCTCCCTGACGAATGCCGAGTCCAGCCGAGCTCCACTCCGTTCGTTTGACTGTTCCTCTGTTGGTGCTCCGGCGGCCTCCGGCGCTTCCGATggtgcctctccttcctcgactcCCGCCTCGCAGGCAGCTCCTCAAATGGGTTGTTGCTCCGGCACCCAACGGAGAGATACAAGAGAGGAGATTACgggggagggagagaaggggaagcacAGAGGGACAACAGCAGCCGTGGGcaacagacgaggagacatcGAGGGTGAAGACGCGGGCGAATGCACAAatcctgcatgcacatgcaaacCCTGTCGCTGTCGGCTGGGAGGCTTCAACTGTGGGTGTCTCGACTCTCCCGCGGTGGCGAAAATGACACCTGACTTTTCAGCGTTGAAGGTACGGTCGGAGTAAGGGGGTATATGGAGGGTCAAAGTGTGTCACAGGCGACGGCGAACTGCGCTCAGACCTTGTCCAAACAAAGCAGCTGTCGTCGAAGCATAGACTAACCATTGTGCATTCACAGTATTGCCGTCCTTCTGGTGGTCCTGTGGAACTTGGCCTTTCCTCGCAGGCATGggcagaaagccaacagcgCCTTGGAGCGACTGTCTCACTCGTGGTGGTTAACCAAGTCTGCCTAGGTAAGAGAATTCAGAAAGACAAAGGGTGGAAACGCTTCTCTGTCCTAATGCTCTGCGGTCCAGAATGGTGTCGGTGAAACCGACTCACCAGACAGGAGAGCACCTAGGAGGGTGGGCATAACTCCGATTATGTGAGATACAGGAGCGGGAACGCAAGCGACGGTGACCGAGAGCGgcagttcttctttctctgccctGACGCGTGTTTGGGTCCTTCGACGTGCGTCTTGCCGCCTGCTCTCTGTGCTGAAATCTCTCTGCCAGTTCCCACCTTTCGTCTTTTGCCTTTTTGTAAAGAGACACAGTGACCGAGTTTCGGACCACAGTGACGCCTGGGGCCGTAAGCGGCGTTTCTGGTGACAGGCCAGTGGggttctctgtgttttttccttccgtTGTGCATGCTCcacgtcttctctccagctgcctcaaccgcctttcctctctctcttccgtcaCTGCGGTCGCTCCTCGCCCTTCAGGTGCAGTCGCGCTACGAGATGCCGTTAAGCCGGAAAGCCGAGAAGTAGTTTCTCTCCTACAGTCTCGCTTCGGACTCGAACTGTGGATGTGCACTGGCGACAGCATTCGCACGGCCCTGGCGACAGCGGACGAGGTGGGTCTTTCACGCTCTCGCGTTGTCGCTGAGGCTCTGCCCTCGACCAAGGTGGCGGTCCTCGAGAAGCTCCGAAAAGCGGATGAAGGTACGCCCGAGGAAGCGTAAGATGTCTCTGCGAGTGCCTTCAGTACTGTCGCGCTTTGCATTCCACCCTACGTGTTTCTTGTGAGATCGTCTTTTTGTGTGCCACAGGGCAAACACCCCGGCCCGTTGGCATGGCTGGGGATGGCCTCAACGATGCACCAGCTCTCGCGCATGCTGATCTGTCCATGGCTCTTGGGGCAGGGGCAGATCTTGCCCTCACAGCGGCGGACGTCGTCATTCTCAAGTCCAGGTAAAAACATGCatccatctatctatatgtataaaGAGAGAATCATGGTAGTTTGACACTCTTCGTGGTGTAACGTTGTGTAAATAAGAGGGGCGAAAGCGATAACGGATGAACAAACGGAGATGGGATGAGATGTGGAGGTGACGGGACGCGGGGCCTCGAGTGCTGTCAATCTGAATGCGCTGGACTTTTGGGTAGTCGTCAGACAGCTGCACATCGTTCGCATTTTCGACTCGTTGTGTGTGCTGTTATTCACATATATAGGGATCGAGACGCAGGCTCCTTACTCTCTTTCGTGTGTCTGTATGCGATGTCATCCCAGGATCTC from Toxoplasma gondii ME49 chromosome VIIa, whole genome shotgun sequence carries:
- a CDS encoding heavy metal translocating P-type ATPase subfamily protein (encoded by transcript TGME49_201150~Predicted trans-membrane domain (TMHMM2.0):535-555:569-592:612-635:1163-1186:1206-1229:1797-1820:1826-1849): MDEPPTGEPSTSACVPFPAASSPQSPPFNVWEFRVGGMRCGNCARNIESKVKQTFTSEILAVDVDVRAGRVKVSTSGACCRRPSAARGIVTQAQIAAVIESLGLDVSLVNEAAPTNNSSSSATSADVSASPSSCAAADETAMPVQRGADATYGGQEARSTAQLHYAELQVEGMSCASCARHIEKHVQKLPGVTSITVNLILDSATVEYRASCDPSFPSPTVTVEEIRRQIEDLGYRASVTLDRLRDHPATASTWPPNQAPPSGAHGDAVAGGDRRDRETQRLGSLSAAATCAPQAATLHLCLLPPLPSRGMLSCPRRPDLQTFSPSPRDASLASSSLLSTHTQPLLHSASTQTETHGVSSFPRQASCARAVSLTQCPSSTSLSSDPSCSSDTSERVAAFVSWLEKQSGVASVTAAPDGGAPERARRRTQVFVSSLRSAACTGQPGAAILSRATCHPAPLASTAPRAPYELSVERRELQLSLPGIKVTYFPDQVGAREILERAREAGWNVEWDATAKQKFGDLQQAAKVESVLFRQFVSALLPSIIIFAMMMVIPVDAFPKWMNLRLIPGISLRLLFVLLLATAVMYGPGWRFHRAAYEATRHRIADMNVLVSLATNIAFLYSFIAVLFTIYVSVAVPRGDEVASFTADSALSSLNPGPPFLSASSPEPDSPPWVSSPSPAAAVRGAALKASPSVFERVTEEEGMGGARKGPVDSVREVGLSQRDEVKWNVVPPSLPSPLRHFFPFPRYLAAVSDEFRNEATGLRMRPAPASKGQGTDPQSSASLLLTGEEFAELYAFSGREPDLSVGASKLDTPFSSLSPRGLPPRSSVPSSEPTPLSSRNPRSAASVSSETSLSAPSDSPFENAEPMDPPTFFEVSAVLICVLLLGKLLEGKAKRRALVALDELSAAQPEFAMVVRKQLSSFRASRNGSTTHCEKAPRTGEEAAKLQLDLHRREEAATTEETERDQIGALGPHPNQRSSGDGVGRDSVTSEKAASWQDAADRQGGARQCSAQRSAAEYFDEIIPVELLQLGDVVRVPPGATVPADGEKINEEESLLSEALLTGESMPVSKMKGDTVLGGSMVVGGHGAARRPSSPAPGVGPVAERGEDATRAGPEGASLLLVRVQKLGTASVLGQIFQLVKEAQGTKTKTQEFIDRVAGYFVPGVLLISAVTVVVWLVLLFGGIVTPSLSHFDDETLEAFPVASRILFALQFGIGVLSIACPCALGLAAPTALMVGTGVAARLGILVKSGQAFEFATKLKALVLDKTGTVTSGVFEVQEVVLLSSSFAHIAALSNVPDWRSVLSPSSLAPRLSSPSPSSSSFSSSSRGGCEDLCVAVDRNADSPSSLFPSASTLGLSVRDLSSRALPEGGIASRSGDVSKLSRDSTEDASETTAGVARGHRLASTSPPTEKEEMSLHATEQTSSANASTTSMQSYSVSSFQEMLSAFVWILGVAERNSEHPVAASLMDFVRSWKDLPPLASPSSFKALPGRGISCQIGRDLAVEVTSLTNAESSRAPLRSFDCSSVGAPAASGASDGASPSSTPASQAAPQMGCCSGTQRRDTREEITGEGEKGKHRGTTAAVGNRRGDIEGEDAGECTNPACTCKPCRCRLGGFNCGCLDSPAVAKMTPDFSALKAWAESQQRLGATVSLVVVNQVCLGAVALRDAVKPESREVVSLLQSRFGLELWMCTGDSIRTALATADEVGLSRSRVVAEALPSTKVAVLEKLRKADEGQTPRPVGMAGDGLNDAPALAHADLSMALGAGADLALTAADVVILKSRISDIVAFLELSRAVLFTIRLSILWACIFNAAGIPLAAGAFYKFKVFVPPTLAGAMMALSSVLVISNALMLRRFRPSLLPRSSSSSSSHCRFLSATSSSLPRPVFSSIHSWFSGSRGRRVYPAGAHPPRDSFLCAAAADSAAGDTNPATLCSGTRTRLGLAADFASLRTQDCMHPLVSREHADA